A single Curtobacterium sp. MCSS17_015 DNA region contains:
- a CDS encoding pilus assembly protein CpaE, producing MISVELARSLRDAGLRWHPDTGDRFVIDKPGVDEDVYTVSEMTVERHDHPTGTILGFNGTTEWALDSVTADESLWLPREDQLRDLLGPAFVGLTRTVTPAGGALHTVSATIGGADRTFAATDPAIAYGEALVAYIAAALE from the coding sequence ATGATCAGCGTCGAACTCGCCCGCTCCCTGCGTGACGCCGGCCTCCGCTGGCACCCGGACACCGGCGACCGCTTCGTCATCGACAAGCCGGGCGTCGACGAGGACGTCTACACCGTGTCCGAGATGACCGTCGAACGGCACGACCACCCGACCGGCACGATCCTGGGCTTCAACGGCACGACGGAGTGGGCGCTCGACTCGGTGACGGCGGACGAGTCGCTCTGGCTCCCCCGCGAGGACCAGTTGCGCGACCTCCTGGGGCCCGCGTTCGTCGGACTGACCCGGACGGTCACGCCGGCCGGAGGCGCCCTGCACACGGTGTCGGCGACGATCGGTGGGGCCGACCGGACGTTCGCCGCGACGGACCCGGCGATCGCGTACGGCGAGGCGCTGGTGGCCTACATCGCCGCGGCGCTCGAGTAG
- a CDS encoding glycoside hydrolase family 2 protein, which translates to MTLEREELRDDWTVSAAEEDARADLPQAVRGRAIPATVPGQVHIDLEREGLLPDPAFDRNESSTAWVGQTDWVYRRTVDVDPRGFERVDLVCDGLDTVATLTLDGVQVGTTRNMHRRYRFDLLDLTDGTNASTDRELEVLFESPYREAERVAARAGTMPGPYDEPFPYVRKQASNFGWDWGLTAVTSGPWRPVAIERWSTARLRDVRPLVDVEAGEGVLDAHIAFERSGMNDLDQDGEDDDLVLVVTVSGHGTKQRSRVNVTPKEDEAVVTVRIPEAELWWPRGYGPQPLYDVEVHLQTVDGDVLDRSSFRTGFRSVHVDTAEDSVGRPFAIRVNSTLIDVRGVNWIPDDVIVSRVTKERYAERLDAAVMLNANLVRVWGGGVYESHDFYERCDELGLLVWQDFLFACASYPEIEPIRSEVIAEARDNVGRLARHPSLVVWNGNNENIWLHDADGWGDELGDRGWGLDYYLDLLPTIVDAVDPSRFYTVASPWSGDEALAPNDVDHETHHSWDVWNRVSDEHYRDSVPRFVSEFGWQAPPAWRTLREAVTDDPMTPTSPGVVHHQKADDGMGKLARGLEPRFGGGRDTDFDRWHWLTQLQQARAIATGVEHWRTHWPRTTGVVVWQLNDLWPVSSWSAIDSAGRRKPLAHELRRLYDDVLLTIRPVSTVVTTITPLAPGAEREDRTGGAHPPTAQLPVPDADGSPVEVAVRSARNGIDSVVRVRRIDLAGQILAEEYLPVLLDGPGVAVVRLPASVGVVADPRGELIVADMDWRRAVWTPAPDQDMRWQPAHYRVTMADEPDRSGVRMVVEAESLVRDLLVQPDRVSPTGTVDRGFMTLLPGERVEYRVAGVTEADAAALTSAPVLWTLDRVLAD; encoded by the coding sequence ATGACCCTCGAACGCGAGGAACTCCGCGACGACTGGACCGTGTCCGCGGCCGAGGAGGACGCGCGCGCCGACCTCCCGCAGGCGGTGCGCGGCCGGGCCATCCCGGCGACGGTGCCCGGCCAGGTGCACATCGACCTCGAGCGTGAGGGGCTGCTGCCGGACCCCGCGTTCGACCGCAACGAGTCGTCGACCGCGTGGGTCGGACAGACCGACTGGGTCTACCGACGGACCGTCGACGTGGACCCGCGCGGGTTCGAACGCGTCGACCTGGTCTGTGACGGTCTCGACACCGTCGCCACCCTGACGCTCGACGGCGTGCAGGTGGGGACCACCCGGAACATGCACCGTCGCTACCGCTTCGACCTGCTCGACCTGACCGACGGGACGAACGCGAGCACCGACCGCGAGCTCGAGGTCCTGTTCGAGTCACCGTACCGCGAGGCCGAGCGGGTCGCCGCCCGCGCGGGCACGATGCCCGGCCCGTACGACGAGCCGTTCCCGTACGTGCGGAAGCAGGCGTCGAACTTCGGCTGGGACTGGGGTCTGACGGCGGTGACGAGCGGCCCGTGGCGTCCGGTCGCCATCGAGCGCTGGTCCACCGCACGACTGCGCGACGTCCGGCCGCTGGTCGACGTCGAAGCGGGGGAAGGTGTCCTCGACGCCCACATCGCGTTCGAGCGCTCCGGCATGAACGACCTGGACCAGGACGGGGAGGACGACGACCTGGTGCTCGTCGTCACGGTGTCCGGTCACGGCACGAAGCAGCGCTCGCGGGTGAACGTGACGCCGAAGGAGGACGAGGCCGTCGTGACGGTCCGGATCCCCGAGGCCGAACTCTGGTGGCCGCGCGGGTACGGCCCCCAGCCGCTCTACGACGTCGAGGTGCACCTGCAGACCGTGGACGGGGACGTCCTCGACCGCTCGTCCTTCCGGACGGGCTTCCGCTCGGTGCACGTGGACACGGCCGAGGACTCGGTCGGTCGTCCCTTCGCGATCCGGGTGAACAGCACCCTGATCGACGTCCGTGGCGTGAACTGGATCCCGGACGACGTGATCGTCTCCCGGGTGACGAAGGAGCGGTACGCCGAGCGGCTCGACGCGGCGGTGATGCTCAACGCGAACCTGGTGCGGGTGTGGGGCGGCGGCGTCTACGAGTCGCACGACTTCTACGAGCGCTGCGACGAACTCGGGCTGCTGGTGTGGCAGGACTTCCTGTTCGCCTGCGCCTCGTACCCCGAGATCGAACCGATCCGCAGCGAGGTCATCGCGGAGGCGCGGGACAACGTCGGCCGCCTGGCCCGGCACCCGTCCCTCGTGGTCTGGAACGGCAACAACGAGAACATCTGGTTGCACGACGCCGACGGGTGGGGCGACGAGCTCGGCGACCGCGGCTGGGGGCTCGACTACTACCTCGACCTGCTGCCGACGATCGTCGACGCCGTGGACCCGTCGCGGTTCTACACGGTGGCGTCGCCCTGGTCCGGTGACGAGGCGTTGGCTCCGAACGACGTGGACCACGAGACGCACCACTCGTGGGACGTCTGGAACCGGGTGTCGGACGAGCACTACCGCGACTCGGTGCCGCGCTTCGTGTCCGAGTTCGGTTGGCAGGCGCCGCCCGCGTGGCGGACCCTCCGCGAGGCCGTCACGGACGACCCGATGACCCCGACCTCTCCCGGGGTCGTGCACCACCAGAAGGCCGACGACGGCATGGGCAAGCTCGCCCGCGGCCTGGAGCCCCGGTTCGGCGGAGGTCGGGACACCGACTTCGACCGCTGGCACTGGCTCACCCAGCTGCAGCAGGCACGCGCGATCGCGACCGGTGTCGAGCACTGGCGGACGCACTGGCCGCGAACCACCGGCGTCGTCGTCTGGCAGCTCAACGACCTGTGGCCGGTGTCGTCGTGGTCGGCGATCGACTCGGCGGGGCGCCGCAAGCCGCTCGCGCACGAGCTGCGTCGCCTGTACGACGACGTCCTGCTGACGATCCGTCCGGTCTCGACCGTGGTCACCACGATCACGCCGCTCGCGCCGGGCGCGGAGCGCGAGGACCGGACGGGAGGCGCGCACCCGCCGACCGCGCAGCTGCCGGTTCCCGACGCCGACGGCTCCCCGGTCGAGGTCGCCGTCCGGTCCGCGCGGAACGGCATCGACTCGGTGGTCCGCGTGCGGCGCATCGACCTGGCCGGGCAGATCCTGGCCGAGGAGTACCTGCCGGTGCTCCTGGACGGCCCCGGAGTCGCCGTGGTGCGGCTGCCGGCCTCGGTCGGCGTCGTGGCGGACCCGCGCGGTGAGTTGATCGTGGCGGACATGGACTGGCGTCGAGCGGTGTGGACGCCGGCGCCCGACCAGGACATGCGCTGGCAGCCGGCCCACTACCGGGTGACCATGGCGGACGAGCCGGACCGCTCCGGCGTCCGGATGGTCGTCGAGGCGGAGTCGCTCGTGCGGGACCTGCTCGTGCAGCCGGACCGGGTGTCCCCGACCGGCACCGTGGACCGGGGGTTCATGACGCTGCTGCCCGGCGAGCGGGTGGAGTACCGCGTCGCGGGCGTCACGGAGGCGGACGCCGCGGCCCTGACCTCGGCACCGGTGCTCTGGACACTCGACCGCGTGCTCGCCGACTGA
- a CDS encoding sugar transferase, with protein MSTPKRLVSVPFVMAVTDVGALLIAFAAAHIVRFPDGSLVRPPVSVDWLVGLVTIGFWAVLLATMRTRDPRVVGVGGDEYRRLLFASLTTGGTLAVTAFLLDLQISRGYVAVALPLAFVLLAIGRKTWRTALVRRRARGLHLVDVLLVGDLDDVEYVGNRIEASPAAGYRVRGVLTEGRPSGHVALDGTTRVPVLGHVDDVLAVARSAGVRAVVFAGAVPGGHERLRRLGWEMERHGIELVVSSPLVDVAAARVHHRAVDGLPLMHVETPDYTRRPSKRAFDVVGALCGLVLLAPVAAAIAVAIRLDDGGPVLFRQQRVGRGGSEFSIVKFRTMCVDAEDRKAELLAANEGSGPLFKLQADPRVTRVGAFLRRTSLDELPQLWNVLTGSMSMVGPRPALPGEVAVYADYAERRLLVTPGITGLWQVSGRSDLDWAEGVRLDLHYVENWSFLHDLVILARTVPSVLRSRGAY; from the coding sequence GTGTCCACACCGAAGCGTCTCGTCTCCGTCCCGTTCGTCATGGCCGTGACGGATGTGGGGGCACTGCTCATCGCGTTCGCCGCTGCGCACATCGTCAGGTTCCCGGACGGTTCGCTCGTGCGTCCCCCCGTCAGCGTCGACTGGCTCGTGGGTCTGGTGACCATCGGGTTCTGGGCAGTCCTGCTCGCGACGATGCGGACTCGTGACCCGCGCGTCGTCGGGGTCGGCGGCGACGAGTACCGGCGGTTGCTCTTCGCGTCGCTCACGACCGGCGGCACCCTCGCCGTGACCGCGTTCCTGCTCGACCTGCAGATCAGCCGCGGGTACGTCGCCGTCGCGCTCCCGCTCGCGTTCGTGTTGCTCGCCATCGGCAGGAAGACCTGGCGGACGGCGCTCGTCCGCCGTCGGGCCCGGGGTCTCCACCTGGTCGACGTCCTCCTCGTGGGTGATCTGGACGACGTCGAGTACGTCGGGAACCGGATCGAGGCGTCACCGGCAGCCGGGTACCGGGTGCGCGGTGTCCTCACCGAGGGTCGCCCGAGTGGGCACGTGGCCTTGGACGGGACGACCCGCGTCCCGGTGCTCGGCCACGTCGACGACGTCCTCGCCGTCGCCCGCAGTGCCGGCGTCCGTGCGGTCGTCTTCGCCGGCGCGGTCCCCGGCGGTCATGAGCGTCTGCGGCGGTTGGGGTGGGAGATGGAGCGTCACGGCATCGAGCTCGTCGTCTCCTCTCCGCTCGTGGACGTCGCCGCCGCGCGCGTGCACCACCGAGCCGTCGACGGTCTCCCGCTGATGCACGTCGAGACGCCGGACTACACGCGACGTCCGAGCAAGCGGGCCTTCGACGTCGTCGGGGCACTGTGTGGCCTCGTGCTGCTGGCTCCGGTCGCCGCGGCGATCGCGGTGGCGATCCGTCTGGACGACGGCGGACCGGTGTTGTTCCGTCAGCAGCGCGTCGGGCGCGGCGGTTCGGAGTTCTCCATCGTCAAGTTCCGGACCATGTGCGTCGACGCCGAGGACCGGAAGGCCGAGTTGCTCGCGGCGAACGAGGGTTCCGGCCCGCTCTTCAAGCTCCAGGCCGATCCGCGGGTCACCCGCGTCGGCGCGTTCCTCCGTCGGACGTCGCTCGACGAGCTCCCGCAGCTGTGGAACGTCCTGACCGGTTCGATGAGCATGGTCGGTCCACGCCCGGCGCTCCCCGGCGAAGTCGCTGTCTACGCGGACTACGCGGAGCGCCGGTTGCTCGTGACCCCGGGCATCACCGGGCTCTGGCAGGTGAGTGGACGGTCCGACCTGGACTGGGCCGAAGGGGTCCGGCTCGACCTGCACTACGTCGAGAACTGGTCCTTCCTGCACGATCTCGTCATCCTGGCCCGCACGGTGCCGTCGGTCCTCCGGTCGCGCGGCGCGTACTGA
- the tatA gene encoding twin-arginine translocase TatA/TatE family subunit: MFQGLTGLHLVIILGIVLLLFGATKLPALAKGLGQSINIFKKEMDTDDRKKPTTPDVTDAAGYGATAQQAAPVQQPVVNPGPSVQPNNDSRPQ; this comes from the coding sequence ATGTTCCAAGGCCTCACCGGACTCCACCTGGTGATCATCCTCGGCATCGTGCTGCTGTTGTTCGGTGCGACGAAGTTGCCGGCACTCGCGAAGGGCCTGGGTCAGTCCATCAACATCTTCAAGAAGGAGATGGACACCGACGACCGCAAGAAGCCGACGACGCCGGACGTGACCGACGCAGCGGGCTACGGCGCGACGGCGCAGCAGGCCGCCCCGGTGCAGCAGCCGGTCGTCAACCCCGGCCCCTCGGTGCAGCCGAACAACGACTCGCGCCCCCAGTAG